Proteins from one Impatiens glandulifera chromosome 2, dImpGla2.1, whole genome shotgun sequence genomic window:
- the LOC124926997 gene encoding uncharacterized protein LOC124926997 produces MSTHFHASSSATSAAATIIPFYEFLYEHVLDNNAKSVAYLKQYWKDHIESGDLPVMDEQGNTLLHLLALNGNANAILGLVEDRLLTNEQLRVRNKTGDTPLHQAARFGMKDAAKALIGEVGDRNHRELCLARNSWGETPAYVAAAYGWEEMFYFLKKSSDYNVMVLGRNDGRTILHAAVMSEYYDFALKIVEEYPELADRRDNEGKTALYIMASKPHTFRSGTQYTFINLGRGTFIPQQFIAILIYCCAPPMKNSWWSKSSSSGNVEDPGSINIEANLSSSPSLFSTLLSKLSSGYVKIFTAFPAIRGLYYTKKKHVYAETLAKKLILKEIKEWSLCSNFEYKNNLSDAPQVEIQSRLQVRNEILEQVEGEVPVEAYEINGKKKMVVEMYDFVEKVEPSRKKRAPSNPLIEAARNGIIELVRLIVENAPHVANAMVDENGRNVVHVAAEGKNIYIYEYLNKSPHIHWDMLRLAVDRFGNTIWHLAANYGKGSKVLFGPGNLMTWDIFWFKFVKRDCDPYLQEHRNSNGLTAKELFVENHKSLREDATKEVKNVNQVLMLISALIGTVNYSALLTIPGGYNQDNGKPIFEHKRGSLVQQDLLRFMIYVAAALLASIFALGSQLTIQMSRFRYQEFFFSQSFKYVLAMTSLFYATNFTVLACVQVFVLQGILKTSKWFTFFGWPCVCAVLVYIDAMYLSFNYLYFLFLFFCTNKDRRKKTYRGISKYLYEKI; encoded by the exons atgtccaCTCATTTCCATGCAAGTAGTTCTGCAACTTCTGCTGCTGCTACTATCATCCCATTTTATGAGTTTCTATATGAACATGTGTTAGATAACAACGCAAAATCCGTTGCCTATCTAAAACAATATTGGAAAGATCATATTGAAAGCGGAGACCTACCCGTGATGGACGAACAAGGAAACACCCTCCTCCACTTACTCGCGTTGAATGGGAACGCCAATGCAATTTTAGGGCTCGTGGAGGATCGGTTGCTGACAAACGAGCAACTTCGAGTGAGAAACAAAACAGGGGACACCCCTTTGCACCAAGCGGCTAGATTTGGCATGAAGGATGCAGCCAAGGCACTAATTGGGGAGGTTGGTGATCGTAATCATCGGGAACTCTGTTTGGCTCGCAACAGCTGGGGAGAGACGCCTGCTTATGTTGCTGCGGCTTATGGGTGGGAGGAgatgttttattttcttaagaAGAGTTCAGATTATAATGTTATGGTACTTGGAAGGAATGATGGACGGACCATTCTTCATGCTGCTGTCATGTCTGAATATTATG ATTTTGCATTAAAAATAGTAGAGGAATATCCAGAGCTTGCGGATAGACGTGACAATGAGGGAAAGACAGCATTATACATTATGGCCTCAAAACCACATACTTTCAGAAGTGGAACTCAATATACATTTATTAACTTGGGCCGTGGAACCTTCATCCCCCAACAATTTATTGCAATTCTAATCTATTGTT GTGCTCCACCAATGAAGAACTCGTGGTGGTCGAAGTCTTCGTCATCTGGTAATGTAGAGGATCCTGGGAGCATTAATATTGAGGCcaatctttcttcttctccttctttatTTTCAACTCTCTTATCAAAATTATCTTCTG GATATGTGAAGATCTTCACAG CTTTCCCCGCTATTAGAGGATTATACTACACCAAGAAGAAGCATGTGTACGCAGAAACATTGGCGAAGAAGCTAATactaaaagaaattaaagaatgGAGCCTCTGTTCCAATTTcgaatataaaaataacttgaGTGACGCACCACAAGTTGAAATTCAGTCTCGTCTACAAGTTAGGAATGAAATATTGGAGCAAGTTGAGGGAGAGGTCCCAGTTGAAGCATATGAGATCAATGGAAAGAAGAAGATGGTAGTGGAGATGTACGACTTCGTTGAGAAGGTGGAGCCATCTAGAAAGAAGCGAGCCCCGTCGAATCCTCTAATTGAAGCAGCAAGGAATGGGATCATCGAGTTGGTGAGGCTGATCGTGGAGAATGCCCCTCACGTCGCAAATGCAATGGTGGACGAGAATGGGAGAAATGTGGTTCACGTGGCGGCGGAGGGAaagaatatatacatatacGAGTATTTGAATAAGAGTCCTCATATCCATTGGGATATGTTGCGACTGGCAGTTGATCGGTTCGGAAACACAATTTGGCATCTTGCAGCTAATTATGGAAAAGGCTCTAAGGTGCTTTTCGGACCCGGGAACTTGATGACATGGGATATTTTTTGGTTTAAG TTTGTCAAGAGAGATTGTGATCCTTACTTACAGGAGCACCGCAACTCCAACGGTTTAACAGCTAAAGAGCTCTTTGTGGAAAACCATAAATCCTTAAGAGAAGACGCGACGAAAGAGGTCAAGAACGTGAACCAAGTTCTAATGCTGATTTCGGCTTTAATTGGAACAGTCAATTACTCTGCCCTACTCACAATTCCAGGAGGCTACAATCAGGACAATGGCAAACCGATCTTCGAACATAAACGTGGAAGCTTAGTCCAGCAGGATCTCTTAAGATTCATGATCTACGTAGCAGCTGCACTCCTTGCCTCCATCTTTGCCCTCGGGTCTCAGCTGACGATACAGATGTCGCGGTTTCGATACCAGGAATTCTTCTTTTCGCAATCGTTCAAATATGTATTGGCAATGACATCGCTGTTCTACGCTACTAACTTCACGGTGCTGGCTTGTGTCCAGGTTTTCGTGTTGCAAGGGATATTGAAAACCAGCAAGTGGTTTACATTCTTTGGGTGGCCTTGTGTGTGTGCTGTCCTAGTCTATATAGATGCCATGTACTTGTCATTTAACTATCTTTACTTTCTATTTCTCTTCTTTTGCACCAACAAGGATAGAAGAAAAAAGACCTACAGAGGCATTTCCAAGTATTTGTACGAGAAGATATAG